A single Actinomycetota bacterium DNA region contains:
- a CDS encoding ATP-binding protein produces MATQAQLLSLVRSFSQRDESRFQSVALQLAADAAQRGQRKLAEEIRMLIQDARVRAAGEIERGSGPIPMVRPKGELAGLVSANYPMIRLSDMVLDPGALDRLQRIVDEQRHAARLAEHGLKPRRKFLLVGPPGTGKTMTASALAGELSLPLFTILLDGVITKYMGETSAKLRLVFDAMRTTPGVYFFDEFDALATKRLIGNDVGEARRMLNSILQLLEDDQSDALIIAATNHRELLDPALFRRFDGTVEYDILTGDRIRDVFEKALAAFNLRAIDWDQVVECALGLSQAEMVRAAEDAARTAVLDHDARFTTDILAGAAAERRRNGAD; encoded by the coding sequence TTGGCCACACAGGCCCAACTGTTGTCTCTCGTCCGCTCGTTCTCACAGCGCGACGAGAGCCGATTCCAGTCGGTCGCGCTTCAGCTCGCGGCGGATGCGGCTCAGCGTGGTCAACGCAAGCTGGCCGAGGAGATCAGGATGCTGATCCAGGACGCCCGGGTCCGCGCCGCCGGCGAAATCGAGCGGGGGTCCGGACCGATCCCCATGGTCCGTCCTAAGGGCGAACTCGCAGGCTTGGTCTCTGCCAACTATCCGATGATCCGGCTGAGCGACATGGTGCTCGATCCGGGTGCTCTGGACCGACTGCAGCGGATCGTCGATGAGCAGCGTCATGCCGCCCGGCTCGCTGAACATGGCCTGAAGCCTCGCCGTAAATTCCTCCTCGTCGGGCCGCCGGGCACCGGCAAGACCATGACGGCGAGCGCGCTCGCGGGCGAACTGTCCCTTCCTCTCTTCACCATCCTGCTGGATGGCGTCATCACCAAATACATGGGTGAGACCTCGGCCAAGCTGCGCCTAGTGTTCGACGCGATGCGCACTACACCCGGCGTCTATTTCTTCGATGAATTCGACGCCTTGGCCACCAAGCGGCTGATCGGCAACGACGTCGGGGAGGCCCGCCGCATGCTCAACTCAATCCTACAGCTGCTCGAGGACGACCAAAGCGACGCCCTCATCATTGCCGCGACCAATCACCGCGAATTGCTCGACCCGGCCCTGTTCCGCCGTTTCGACGGCACCGTAGAATACGACATCCTCACAGGTGATCGGATCCGCGATGTCTTTGAAAAAGCCTTGGCGGCCTTCAATCTCCGCGCGATCGATTGGGATCAGGTGGTGGAGTGCGCGCTAGGTCTCAGCCAGGCAGAGATGGTGCGCGCCGCGGAAGACGCGGCCCGCACCGCCGTGCTCGATCACGACGCTCGTTTCACGACTGATATTCTGGCGGGGGCGGCCGCGGAGCGACGTCGCAACGGTGCGGACTAA
- a CDS encoding glycosyltransferase family A protein: protein MVTHVAVVIPCLNEQDHIATTLRSLGFGGPPPPPETDLILVDNGSTDLTWAVLGDFIEAGPPGRIHRIVEPIRGFVPPRHAGVRYAADLARQRGQSASNVLILQGDADTVYLPDYVSRMRAAARPNALMEGAIGRRRDSEEVPQSYRELELRVDAVIRDLEVDDDQETLVDDKVCGYRLSDYEAWGGLVSEYCADGSEIHAETTRMFLRARARANAERQRVDGAGALTSSRRIWEDPALYFSTAGFPRERSWVEGFRSRAGIHGGPAVEVGASRSVANNEAIRYRIGHSLVLFAILPRLVARMLDKPRPAPHALREVLAECEALTPEDLRERPGRLLTGLLEMIDAPGSPLDGLVRSLTDAVSLAIPVSLDTDREPRRSKGSRWRRSK from the coding sequence CACTTCGCTCGCTCGGCTTTGGCGGGCCTCCGCCGCCGCCAGAGACCGATCTGATACTCGTGGACAACGGATCCACCGATCTAACTTGGGCGGTGTTGGGAGACTTTATTGAGGCGGGGCCTCCGGGCCGGATCCATCGCATTGTGGAGCCGATCCGCGGCTTCGTGCCGCCTCGACACGCCGGCGTCCGGTATGCTGCGGACCTCGCGCGGCAGCGGGGTCAATCCGCCAGTAACGTCCTCATCCTGCAGGGCGACGCCGATACCGTCTACCTGCCCGACTATGTCTCCCGCATGCGCGCCGCCGCCAGACCGAACGCGCTGATGGAGGGCGCGATCGGGCGACGCCGGGACTCGGAGGAGGTTCCGCAATCATATCGCGAGCTCGAACTGCGCGTGGATGCGGTGATCCGTGATCTGGAGGTCGACGATGATCAGGAAACGCTCGTCGACGACAAGGTGTGCGGCTACCGGTTGTCCGACTACGAGGCGTGGGGCGGTCTCGTCAGTGAATACTGCGCGGACGGGTCCGAAATCCACGCGGAGACCACGCGCATGTTTCTGCGAGCCCGGGCCCGCGCCAACGCTGAACGCCAGAGGGTCGACGGTGCCGGCGCGCTGACCTCGTCGCGGCGCATTTGGGAAGACCCGGCGCTTTACTTTTCGACCGCCGGCTTCCCGCGTGAGCGAAGCTGGGTCGAGGGCTTCCGGTCCAGGGCTGGGATTCACGGCGGCCCGGCGGTGGAGGTGGGCGCATCCAGGAGCGTGGCGAACAACGAGGCGATCCGGTATCGCATTGGTCACTCACTCGTCTTGTTCGCGATCCTGCCCCGCCTGGTCGCCCGGATGCTCGATAAGCCGCGCCCCGCGCCCCATGCTCTTCGCGAGGTCTTGGCCGAGTGCGAGGCGTTGACGCCTGAAGATCTGCGCGAGCGGCCTGGCCGGCTATTGACGGGTCTGCTGGAAATGATCGACGCGCCGGGAAGTCCGCTCGACGGGTTGGTGCGAAGCTTGACCGATGCCGTTTCGCTAGCGATCCCGGTGTCACTGGATACTGACCGGGAACCTCGAAGGTCCAAAGGAAGCAGATGGCGCAGATCGAAGTAG